The nucleotide window ATATCATAACAGTCTTTATCATATGAGCTTATGTTAAGAGCTTTGAAACTGGAGTGACAACATGTGCAgcagaaaagtgaaacactggacAGTCGATAAATCACACCATCTTGAAGTCAAACCAACCCTGCAATTGGTTTTCCttaatgatttgttttaaaccaaacacacaccaaaTAATTCATTCTAGTTAATCCAATTAATCTTGAAGAAAAATCCTGccattttccatgtttttttccccatgtatTTGGGtgtaaaatacatatttccCATCCAAGTCTAATCTCCACTGAAGATTAAAGCAAACGCTTCTATCGAATATATTGTTCTACAGAGAACCCAAAACTGGAGGGACAAAGCAATCCTGGCACAAGAAAGCAAGAAACCTTTTTAATATCTACAGCTTCCCAGGTCAGGCCATAACAAAGGATGCGGTTCATGTCAGACGTGGTTTCTagattgttttaaatctaacctcaagagtaaaaaagcCTCCCATTGAGACATAGATTAAAACTGTCTCAATATTTATTACACAAGGACAAAGTAAAATCAGTAAAGCGGTGTGTGAAAAAATAAGtggcaacactttatttgacgggttgtgaataagactgtcataaacatgacataacacctgtcataaacatgagtaagtcttcacgaatatttatgactgttgtcataaagtgtcatttggtaaatcatgacacttttaataattatgtagctttatgttattaaagaaaaagttcaatcagtaatacttttataacaaatttatgtcagatcatgatttcttggttaatgtcaagttgtcataacgaagatattttgaataatgtcaactttgtattaaaactgtcaggatttaccgaatgacactttatgaaaacagtcataaatattcatgacagctgttgcgtcatgtttatgacggtgtcatgacactCTTATTCACAatccgtcaaataaagtgttaccaaatcAGTACACTTTAGGTCTGCACAATAAATGACATATCTATAATTTTCGTAATATCACTGCTTGAACTATGCATATTGCAAAGAACTGCCTGCTTGAGGCAATAAGTGTTAGCTGATTATTTAAGTGCCATGCATTTTCTGCTCCCTATGCCtgattttcaataaattagaacatgCATTCTGATGAGGCTCacttgtcagattaaaagtacctttagAGAATCTTCCAGCAGGtaataaacatactttttttattaagcccacatttctgtaataTAATGTTGTAATTGGTCTCAATGGTCTGATGTCGTGccataattttaaatgtgttttcatatatatataaaaaaaaagaaaaatcatcatATAAATATCTgagtttctgaaattaatttttcagtaatattGAAAAGACTGTGATGACTGAGTTTTAGAAGGTTTTCAATAAATCCTTGTTGATGAGATGGGAATAATGAATTGTATATTTGTTTCGATAGTTGGACTTGTAATCTGGGGTCTTTGTTCAACCCAAAGCAGAAAGACATTGCAGTAATACTTCTATACAAGCAGCAGCTTTGGTAATTTGCTGCTCTGCTGACACCAGGCCAACACAACAAGACTTAAGCTATGACCGCTGTAAAATCATTGTTTCTACCCATTAATGTAGGAATGATTGTAAGGACCATTATTCTCcagtgagaaatattttttgtatggAAAACATCTAAGACAGTTGCCTATCTTCTCAGTAAATTTATGTCAGGATTAGCCTTTGCAATCCTGTACACACCTTAGTTAGCATTCTAGATATTAAAGATTATGAcaggagaacagaaaaaaaaactcattccAGTTATCAAGCACGGCGGTGAAGGGGTCATGATTTGGACTGCAATGATTTTACACccaaatacagaaagaaaaagcatcagaaatgaaatgaaaatgtcttcagttttccacattttctggtgtacaatctaaaatatatttgagaATATAGTTGGCAGGTGGCTGATGACGTATCTTGCTGATAACATGCAGCACAGTGGATCTGCTCTGGACTGGACTGACTACAGTACAAATCCGTTTAATCTTCATAGGCACCTTCGAGCAAACAAAATGGTCTCTAGcttatgtaataaaataaatcttgccCTCATATTTCTCTCACTAACTTCTTCAAGTCCATAGAGGTTGGAGCAGTTTTGTCTTGAAGCTACAAATTaacaaacagtatttttttttaattattctgcaGTCTCTCCTTTACACAgcagcaaatggaaattaagTCCTTGGTACATCTCGCTGTTGACTCTTACTAAAGTAATGTTTATTACATGAGCACACTGTTGGAAGTGGGTGTTTGTGAAGCTGTACAGGCGTGTTTGCTTGCTGAGAGCTGTTTTGCTCATCGTCTCTGAAGAGTTCAGCTGCGTGCCACTTCACAAGGTCTGTGTTCGGGCTTCAACCACCTGCTGACTGCTAAGCAGCCCGCACGTCCCCAGAGAGAGCGACCCCGAAGCCAACATTTGCTACAGCACGTGGCAGCAGTTGTACTGAGCCAGCGGCAGGATCTTGGGCTTGTTTTGTGAAGGTATGTTGAAGGCCAGGGCTTTCTCGCACAAAGGGAACTGGAAGAGTCTGTCTCTGAGCCTGATGCTGTGTCGTTTCCCCTGCTCCGCCCTCGGTACCGACTCGTCCCGGCTTCCTTGTGGATTTTGAGCTGGAGATTTTGCAGTGGACTCGTTCTTTTCGTTCAGTTCTTCCtccctttctgttttctccctCAGGCTGGCGGAGGACGCAGAGATGCAGGACTGACAGGATTCAGGAGTTGGGAGGAGAGGGGGCGGTTTGCCCGTGTTGTTGTTTGGTTCCATCTCTTCATCCTGCCCCTCTTTCCTGTTCGAGATGTTCAGCTGACAACAAGACACCCTGAAAGCTGGTGAGGACGGAGTGACTTCGGATATCAGAGTGACTTCAGATGTCTGACTGAGCGTCTCATCCCGGTGACTGACAGGCTGATCTGAAATCACACAGCCGCTGTCttcattttctctctgcatCTCCTCTACTTTGTCCTCTTCTGTATTTCCTAACTCTTCCCCTTCTTCCACGCACTCCATCCCATCCTCAGCCTCCCCTTCCAGTTCTCTCAATTCCTCCCGCTCttcgtcttcttcatcttcttcttcctcctcttcacagATCTGCTGCAGTGCAGGAACGTTCTTGCTCACAGGAGGCTCTTCAGCTGGAGCGGGTCGGAGGCTGAAGCCGAGGCTGGGCTGCCATGTGCCAGGAGAAGCCTGCTGAGTGGAGGTCCTCATAGCCAGCAGATCCCCACACTCTGGAGCACACAGTGAGGAAGATGAGGCAGAGAGGGCCCCTGCTACCCAGTGTGGTGGCGCCTCAGGGCTGAGAAGGGCATCATCCAGGCCCTGCAGCCACTGGTGAGCCTCGATCTCATCGAGAGACGCACGGCGACACGGATCCTTCTGCAGCATCCTGGAGATCaaactgaatataaaaaatgGGTTAAATTAAAGCTGGGGTGTTGTGTAAAATTTAAGTTATAAAAAGAATGATTAATGAACCTTATAAAGACAAATGTTGTTCACAATTTCACATAGTAAAGTAGTAAATGAGCACACTCAGAAATTGTAATATCCAGCCACCGTTCCCACCCATtcaaaaaagaattattttgaatttgattgGCCACAAGACATCTTTTCTGGTTCTAGTTGTTCAATAGTCCTCAGTCCTTTGAGTGTTTAGTGTCAGAAAGCTTGGATTGTTTTCACCACACCATTTCAGCACCCGAGATCTTCTACTACTAAGCTATGGTGTTATAATAATGTGGGTTTTTGTTGTCTTGCTGAGAtgtacagaaaaatatgttCCCAGAAAAAAGATGCTGTCTATAAGCCTATCAAATGGCAGCAATTTAATGCTGGATGTAGGGAAGACAGCTTAGAGAAGTGAAAGTTTTTAACTtggtgtggttgttggtacCATTTGGGCTGGTATTGTCAGAGTggtaaaaaaactgaaatggtgtaaaatgtTGTCAGCACTCTTGAGGCCCGTTAGAATCCAGTGAGCATAGCTAAAGTATTACAACCTGTAACAATTATGACTGTTAATCTTCCAAAACGTTTTGTAATCTTTTTGCAAAGTCTCACATAAATTGACTTAAACTGGCTTCCATCCATGCCCTGGCCATACTGCTACCTTCTGCGCTTGAGGCCTGCATGTGTGAGGAAACGCGTTTCTTCCCAGCTAGGTTCCTAATTGTGCATCATGTGAATGATGGTGTATAAGGTCACATGATAAATCTGGTGTCAGATGTTTCTGAACATCTTTGCAGATGATCAAATGACCCGTTTGGTtggaggaataaaaataaacaagaagtgTTTAAAGGCGTTTATTCAAAAAGATGAgccaaaaaagaacaataactttttttttttttgctcttaaaGCAAAGTTTGTGACTCAGGTTTCACTTCTTGCTTTAAGCCTCAAGAAAATCAAATTACCTGTAGtgatttttgcattaaaaaaaataaaaacttgaaacagctaattgttcagattttattgatAACACAAGGCTTTCTTGCAGTACTGTATGAAGAATCATACAAAAGCAGCAAATAAGTGGAGGAGCTGGATCTTTCAAAGTATCTATATTGCTGACATGGCTTTTTGAATCTGTTCTGTATTTCAGGTGTagttaatttctttgttttgacaaCACAGAGGGAATAAAAATCTGCAGCGTAGTATAATTTTagagtcctttttttttctttcagttcacCCTGCTGCTCTGGGAGCTGGgagaacagtgtgtgtgtgttttggtttgagGTGTGAGGGATTGAGGTTAAGTGTGAAGACAGACATGCATGCTTGAGTTGTATGACTGACAATGATGAATTGCGGGTTGCGGTTCACACATGTTAATGACAATGTCATGGTCAATTTTAGCCCAAATTGAATTTGCAACAGGCTGGAGAATTAAATAATTGTATgtatctaagaaaaaaaacacatctaaaatgaaaaaacacacCACTTCAAGTTAGGCAAAAGTCAGGTTACAGCTGTTGCCCTAAACTTGCTCAAATCTACAGCTAGAGATGTGACTATAAAGTTTCAAAGAGATACAACTGAAACAATGCTGAATATGAGCCACATGTTACTGCCACTATACACAGTAAACAGGATCGTAAAGAAGGTGAAAACTCTCCAAGGATCACTGTTGGAGAATTGCATAAAAAAGGTCACAAAGTCTCCATCAATGTCATTGGGCACTGTCTACATGGCAACAAATTATTGGGGATGTGAGCTGGGAAATGCCTTTCCTCTCCTACTTTTAAGATCTCTAAGCTTGAGGACTTTGATAATCATTTTAGGTATTTTGTTGGAGCGTTGGGAGTGAAAGTTTGGAGTGGCAGTTGGTGAAAAACTCGGTGAGAAACAACAGATGGTTTTGTGGAAAAGCACCTCCTGGCCACTGTTAAGCACGGTGGAGGGTCTATGGTGCAGTGGGCATTTTTCCTCTTCCAAAGGCAAGTGCATAGCATTATGATATTTTTGAGATATTATGTGGCCTCTGCCAGTAAACTGAAAATTGGTCATCGCTGGGTTTTTCAACTGGAGTCCAAATCAACAGAAATGGTTGATCCGACACAAAATGAGCCCAGTTTCACAGCCATCCTGGGAGCCGGAATAAATCTTATAGAAAACCCAAAGAGAAGACAGCAGACAGCGTAAGAACCAGGACTCTGGGTGCCCAGGGAGAAACAGTAACAGCATTGTGAAATATTACAGCCCAGCCTAAGGGCTTCTATTGGCAAAATGAGGTTCTACAGTCTTAACAGCAGGGGCCAATAATTGTAGCACAGTTGATTTTGTATAATACTTTTTCCTAGCATGGGATTTTTATCCACTGAATACAAGTGGTTGAATTACAAATtgaatttttataaatgttgaaatgttcgattgaggtacagcaataaaaaaaataaaaattccacaTATGTCCGAGTGGCAcaataaatgttagaaatgaCTGTACTTTGTGATGTATGGATGGATTATAACTCCTGAGTGTTCAGTCAGCACTCACTCTCTGCAGCCGTCCGAAACGTGTTCGGGGACGGAGTAGCAACAGTCCAGAATCATGACCAGAGTCTCGCTGTCGTTGGTTTCCTGGAAGGGCGGGACTCCACAGACCAGCATGTACAGGATCACACCAAGAGACCAGATATCTGGAACACACAAATCTGAGTCTTAATGAGCAATTAGAGCCACtgattgaaataaagaaaataactcaCAGAGAATAGTTTAGCAGTTTCCTGTATCCAAAATGAACGAATCCCACAAACAAGGGGAACAATgctatttattaattaaaatgatacaACATGAGAAAACTACACAAATTGTATTACAAAATATATGCAAGGTCAGGTTTGTGCAGCATTTTcactgctgaataaaaaaatggagaCTCTATCTCCttaaaggaaaaattattttaaaatatacatggaaaataaatcaataataaattcCTAATAAGACATGAGCTGtacaatgatttttttcatagttttctgtttttattgaagaGATTAAGGGCTGAATATGAAACTTTCCAGTATCTGACTCAGTTAAATTCCTAATTAATGAAAGGGGAAACATTTGAGTGAAGCAAGCTGCAGAAGACTAGACggaaaatatgactgaaaaaacacattcacacatgtTAACCACTTGTGACACTTGTGTTCTTTTTCCGTCTCCTCCCTTTCCTTCCTCTGGCATCCTGGTGCAAGCATGGTTTTAATGCAGACTCAGGACAGCGCGAGCCAGACGGGAACACGCACTCGAGCTGAGCTGAGGGCTGAAGGCCCGTAACAAACAGAGGCCTCGTTGTGGTTGTGTGCTATTCTGAGAACGATCATCCTTCTGTCTTTCCTGCCTCGCTCTGTGTTTCTCCCCAACACTGGAGGCACGAACACAGGCACATAATGTTCACTTCCAGTTCTAACCCTGGCGTGACACTAGAAATATCTCACACACATCTAGGTTTGTATATATAAAgataataaagacttttttatatattagttGTTTaaggacagaaaacattaaaagatacTCCTTACTTTATTCTTGGAGCTTCTTCTAGTTTTATCAGGagttttagcttattttaattaaaaataatcaaacaaaatacaagGGAGCCTTCTAATCAGGAACAATATGCTAGGAGTTATGATAGGTGTATGTCAATCACAATATGAAACTTCTGCATAATCAAACATCTTTATGCAGTTTTGTGCaattacagtttaatttttcaGAGATTCTGACCATatgaaaaatgctaattattcATGCTAAATACTTTGTGCATCTCTTTTATGTTAGCACACAATACGAAAACCAGACTTTTTAGCTTGATGTAAGGTCTTAATCCAATTAAAAATGGATCCATGGAAGAACACAATCAATAGGTTTCTCCACTATCCAGGGACTCGCATTACTGGGAGCAGCGCTGATGAAGCATTCAGGCACTGTCCCATATTAAGCTCATGAGGGCCCAAACAAAAGCCCTCAGTTCTCCTCATACAATGTACACTCAAGCGGCCGCTCACCTCCATCCAGAGCAGCGTTACGCAACAGGGAGGAAAAAACCTCTTGAGTGCTGGGAGTGCTTTCCTCTCACTGGGGAATATCACACATTCCCACCACACATTAGTGGGCTGCTGATGGCACAGCGATGcagtccacacacacacacacacaaaagcacaCACGGCATCTGCTAAATGTACAAATATGTTAGGGTTTACAGTGCCTTGGTCAAGCACTGTAAACCAGTGAACTTTGTAACTTTTGGTCATATTACCACacgtttttatgtgttttattgaataCTGATGTGAGAGACAAAGTAAAGCATCATTTTgcaatggaataaaaatgacGTTCTTTCCCAATTAAAATCTTCAATCTTGTGCACTGCTATTCAGCCCCTTCTTAGTATCCTATATAAAATTTGGTCCAATCAATTTCTTAGGAGGTTTAAACTTCTGAACACAGTGATCAATCTATCGACAGAAATCAGAGTTTGACACAACTAtaaactaaatcaaattagGAATCTGAAAATTCATGTTCACAAATACTGCACAGAAGAAAGACAATGACGtttgagtgaaagaaaatagtttAGCAAGCCATGTATAATTTCTACATTATTACACAATAATGACCGTCACCAAATTGcaattaaataattcaaataaaagatTGCAGTTGCAAACCAACAGACTGTGAAAAGGGTTGAAGAGGTTGGATAATATTGAGAATTTTGCAGGATTGGCTCAAAGTTCAGCGGCAGATCCAGGCTCTGTGGGTTTATTAGATAGGCACTCCCTTTGAGGTGCATATTTCAAGAGAAAATGCGTCATAAAGAGTCCGTTACAAAAGGCCATCCAagttcagatgaaaaaaaagcatcctTTGGCGTATATTCGGAAGCTGAAGTCAGACGGGGCTCACGCCTTCCTTCTGGTCACCAGTAATGTGGAATGTATGAGGAAAGTGCAGTAACAATACTCTCTGATTCATTGACTATAGTGGACTAATAaggaacatttttcactttacaaaatacaaaattaaaacaattgaaCAACATTCTTAGCTAATTCACTTTCACCCATTACCCTTCATTCTCAGTCCTATCTGTAAATATCACATGTTACTATTAATCTACCACTTTGTCCTCTAGGAAGACAGCAAAAGgcttttaataacaaaaaaaaaaacaaaacctctgagATTCCTTTTATGGGGtacactaaaaaaaaaggtatcCGGTTTGCCGTGGGAAGACCTGGGAAAGTGTGGGTTTCCCTCCTGGACCATCTGACAAGACTTGAGCTAAGCAGAGaataatagaatagaaataagTACCTGAACGCTGCATAAGAATGCAACCAATATGAAGCAGAAATAAGGTGATTTTGGTTTGGAAGTAGAATATTTTTGTGGTAAATGCTTGACCTTGTCCAGTAGCTTTTTCAACTATGTTAGATTGAGGTGACAAGTATAGGTTCTAGTCAGAATATCTACATTGTAGAAGCAAATGtctttgtgaaatatattttaatgtaaaagctGAAAAGCCAACAATGcattgttgtaaaaaaatatgataGTTGCAGTTCgttttctgcaacttttaccACGCCCCAGCAGGAACCGTGGAGTACTGTCGAGGTCACGGGGACCAGAACCAACAATGCAGACAAGCTGAAGGTCATTATTAAAGTAATCTGAGCTTCCTTTGCAACCTCAGCAAAACCATAGACTGATCTCCTCCATTCAGGGATTCATGATGAAATTGTGAAAACTGTAAAGTATGTGGACATACTTGACACATGGTTgacttttctttgaaaaaaaaaaaagaaaaataaaggtatTGTATTGTGCAAAATCAGCTCTaaagaatttaatttttcagttttcatcaatgtcAACAAGAATAAATGATGGAAATATTGAATTAgttaaacaaaatttattgaGTTATTGAGGTGCATATGGTCGAACTGACGTTGCCACGGATACTGTGATAACTGATGACATTTAAGCTTCTTTAAAGACGATGAAGAGATATGAGAGAACATTTGAACTGTTAAAAATTGTGACCAGCTGAGAGGTAATACTGAGGCCCAGTGTGGTGatttttacatcttaaaataaatatttcaactgATTAGCTTGTGAAAGACGAGCTTTAGTTCTTGAAAAACCTTGTCTTATGTCCACGTTCCAAATTAGTGGGAAGTGTACATAAGAAAAAGCTTCAGGACATGctgagtattaaaaaaataaatctgtttgtaGATTTTGTTACAAAGCTAActttttcttattgttattattatactCTGTTGCTGTGGAGATGGAGTCCTTTCCAAGCACTGGAACATTAATTGTTGAGATAAACAAATCACCAGCCTTCAGGTTGATGTGAAAATACAAAGGAGTTTTGTCAAAAAGAAGCCTCTCCGGCTGTGCTGCTCTTTCCTGATCTATAACGGGATCTGTGAGTGGAGGGGGGGTTTCCATGTGCCCCTCACAACCA belongs to Gambusia affinis linkage group LG08, SWU_Gaff_1.0, whole genome shotgun sequence and includes:
- the snrkb gene encoding SNF related kinase b, which gives rise to MDSSRDLTSGLDRPADPRGFSGRSDLSGLYHLGRTLGRGHFAVVKLGRHVNTGQLVAVKMIDKTKMDVMATSHLLQEVRCMRLVQHPNVVRLYEVIDTPTTLYLVMELAEGGDLYDYILRHEGGVVEGTAKRHFAQIVRAVSYCHQLHVVHRDLKPENVVFFPQQGAVKLTDFGFSNLFQPGMMLATSCGSLAYSAPEILLGEEYDAPAVDIWSLGVILYMLVCGVPPFQETNDSETLVMILDCCYSVPEHVSDGCRDLISRMLQKDPCRRASLDEIEAHQWLQGLDDALLSPEAPPHWVAGALSASSSSLCAPECGDLLAMRTSTQQASPGTWQPSLGFSLRPAPAEEPPVSKNVPALQQICEEEEEEDEEDEEREELRELEGEAEDGMECVEEGEELGNTEEDKVEEMQRENEDSGCVISDQPVSHRDETLSQTSEVTLISEVTPSSPAFRVSCCQLNISNRKEGQDEEMEPNNNTGKPPPLLPTPESCQSCISASSASLREKTEREEELNEKNESTAKSPAQNPQGSRDESVPRAEQGKRHSIRLRDRLFQFPLCEKALAFNIPSQNKPKILPLAQYNCCHVL